A portion of the Kribbella jejuensis genome contains these proteins:
- a CDS encoding GntR family transcriptional regulator, translating into MGWSAVVGGDAANDALTLGDETAEIARVVVEAAPGVDKIPAAERVYAYVKAAILDRTYPGGELLTEGELATAVGVSRTPVREALLRLEESGLVKLYPKKGALVLPVLPQEIEDVLEARELIETHAAAKVWPRRKQLIEALTERVDEMRAHRKDGDAKSFLEADRAFHEAIVDAAGNQILAKLYNSLRDRQVRMGVPGIEVQPARMDKSITAHQEMIEALGGNSVKRFRELVVAHIETAATDLRGTR; encoded by the coding sequence ATGGGTTGGAGTGCAGTGGTAGGCGGGGACGCGGCGAACGACGCGTTGACATTGGGTGACGAAACAGCCGAGATCGCACGGGTGGTGGTCGAGGCCGCTCCGGGGGTGGACAAGATCCCCGCGGCCGAGCGCGTGTACGCGTATGTGAAGGCCGCGATTCTCGACCGGACGTATCCGGGCGGTGAGCTGCTCACTGAGGGTGAGCTTGCGACCGCGGTCGGTGTATCCCGTACGCCGGTCCGCGAGGCCCTGCTCCGGCTCGAGGAGTCGGGCCTGGTCAAGCTGTACCCGAAGAAGGGCGCGCTCGTCCTGCCGGTGCTGCCGCAGGAGATCGAGGACGTCCTCGAGGCCCGCGAGCTGATCGAGACGCATGCCGCCGCCAAGGTCTGGCCGCGCCGCAAGCAGCTGATCGAGGCCCTTACCGAGCGCGTCGACGAGATGCGCGCGCACCGTAAGGACGGTGACGCGAAGAGCTTCCTGGAGGCCGACCGGGCTTTCCACGAGGCGATCGTCGATGCCGCGGGCAACCAGATCCTGGCCAAGCTGTACAACAGCCTCCGCGACCGCCAGGTCCGGATGGGCGTGCCCGGGATCGAGGTCCAGCCGGCCCGGATGGACAAGTCGATCACCGCACACCAGGAGATGATCGAGGCTCTGGGCGGCAACAGCGTCAAGCGCTTCCGCGAGCTCGTGGTCGCCCACATCGAGACCGCCGCGACGGATCTGCGGGGCACGCGGTGA